The following DNA comes from Acidimicrobiia bacterium.
GCGTCCGGGTGCTCGCGGAACAGCCGCACGCTGAGCAGCAGCAGGTCGTCGAAGTCGACCGCGGAGGCTTCGTTCAGCCGCCGTTGGTACTCGGTGTAGATCCGAGCGATGCGCGTCTCGTGCGGACCCACCGCCTTCGCGGTGAGCTCGTCGGGGAGGATGAGCTCGTTCTTGAACGTCGAGATCTTCGTGTGCAGCTGCCGAGCCGGGAAGCGCTTCGGATCGAGATCGAGGTCTCGGCGCACCCAATCGCACAGCCGCACCGCGTCGGCCTGGTCGTAGATCGTGAACTGCGGCCGGTAGCCGAGCAGCGTGGCTTCGCGACGAAGGATGCGCGCGCACGCGGAGTGGAACGTCGACACCCACATGCGGCGAGCCACTCCGCCGACGAGCGCCGCGACCCGCTCCTTCATCTCCGCCGCGGCCTTGTTCGTGAACGTGATCGCGAGGATCGAGAACGGCGAAGCGTCGCGCTCGGCCATCAAGTACGCGAGCCGGTGCGTGAGCACGCGTGTCTTGCCCGAGCCCGCGCCCGCGATCACGAGCACCGGGCCGACGGGCAACGTCACCGCCTCGTGCTGCGCGGGATTCAGACCCTCGAGATCGAGATGGATCTTGCGCCGAGGCGGCCGCGGGGCCTCGGCTTCGGGCGGCGGCTCGGGCGCGCGCGTCTCGGACGAAGCGAGCGATTCGGGACCCCAGAGCGTGCGCGCGGGCTCGTTCATGTGCTGCCCATCGTACCGGTGCCCACTGACATCGGACCGCACACACGTTCGTGTTCATGCCGCCAACGTCGCCGTCAGCTCGGCGAGCAACGCGTGCGGATCGCGCGTGACCTTCGTCCACGTCGCGAGGACGATGCGGTAGCCGAGCCGACCGGGAACGCTCCACTTCTCGTGGTCGTGCTCGTAGTCGGCCGGGTCGTCGTGCCAGCGCCGACCGTTCGTCTCGAGGATCGCACGCCGAGACGCGAAACCGAAGTCGTAGAGGTACGTGCGACCGTTCCAGGTGAGCGGGAACTCGCGAACGAAGTCGGTGATGCCGTGCGCGACGAGCAACCGGCGTGTCTTCACCTCCAACGTCGAGCGCGCGGGATGGATCGGATCCAGGCCGTCGAGGAGCGCGCGGGTCACTCGCACACCGGGCATGCGACGACGCGCAAACCGCTCCAGATACGCGCGCAGTGCAGGGACCGTCGTGAGTCGCCGACGACGGGCGTCTTCGCACGCGATCTCGAAGGCTTCCGCTTCGAGCAATGAAGCGAGCGCCACGACGGTCGCCTCGACGCCGGTCACTCGCATGCCGCGGTGTGTTCTCACCATGAGCTCGTCGAAGTTCTGGTGGCGCTCGACGCTCACCGTCGGGCTGCGCAGGAATCGCGATGAC
Coding sequences within:
- a CDS encoding UvrD-helicase domain-containing protein, which codes for MNEPARTLWGPESLASSETRAPEPPPEAEAPRPPRRKIHLDLEGLNPAQHEAVTLPVGPVLVIAGAGSGKTRVLTHRLAYLMAERDASPFSILAITFTNKAAAEMKERVAALVGGVARRMWVSTFHSACARILRREATLLGYRPQFTIYDQADAVRLCDWVRRDLDLDPKRFPARQLHTKISTFKNELILPDELTAKAVGPHETRIARIYTEYQRRLNEASAVDFDDLLLLSVRLFREHPDA